Genomic DNA from Pleurodeles waltl isolate 20211129_DDA chromosome 1_2, aPleWal1.hap1.20221129, whole genome shotgun sequence:
AGAAAACCAACCAGAAAAACCAGCCTCcgcagaagaagaacccatgcaaattgatgTTGCTTGTGGACCATTATCTGAAGCAGAACGAGAAAACAGACGATGCAAAGTCTTGTGTCTTTATTGTGACAGTGTGGGTCATCTCATTCGAATGTGTCCAATCCGTCCCACCAAACCatcgggaaacgccagctcccgtcccctgtaagaaggaaggggacaggtGGCATTGAGACACCTTCCATCTGCTCCTCCAGAGACGAAACCACAGCTCTTTTTAAATTTTCAGTAAATCTACAGTGCCCTTACCAGAAAGAACAAGTATTcgcgttattggattgtggagctagtgggatgttcctagatgagaaatgggctaagGAAAAAGGAATACCTCGTGTTCCTAAAGAGATCTCTGAACATGTTCAAACAGTAGATGGTTCTCCTTTAActtcctgaccagtagtggataccaAGGAATTCCCAGAATCATAGTAACGTGTTCCTTATGTCTTCCAAATTGCAGGCAAATTTGCCTGCAATTTGAAAGACATGAGGAACACTTTGCCTTTGACTTGATAGCTTCTCCTAACCATAGTATGATTCTGGGAATTCCTTGGTTAACAAGACAtaatccatatataaattgggaAACACAGACTATATCACTCTCTTCCCACTTTTGTCAATTACATTGCTGTTAAACGGATCCCAATTGGTCTCCAAAAGGGTCAATTTTCTCTTCCAATGAAGCAAGCAATACCATTAATatgattcaaggagtacccagaTGCTATCAAGTATACACAACGTGTTCCAGAAacctcaaaaaaacattttgcctcctcatcAGGATTATGAATGTGctattcctttgatacctggggaagtaATTCCCTTCAGAAGAATGTATTCCGTATCAGAGCATGAAAGAAAAGCACTTAAGGAATACATAGATAAAAACATTGATTgttccctcttcttcacctgccggggctcctcttttctttgtacctaagaagactaaagatctccaCCCCTGTATCacctacctcttattaaggatattttggaagcagtccaaggaACTAAgatattcaccaagttagatctgcgGGGTGCCTATCATTGTTTACAGgttaaggaaggtgatgaatggaagaccgcttttCGTACTCCATTAGGTCATTTTGAATACTgtatcatgccttttggtctgactaaTTCACCTTCGATAtgccaaagatttatggattcggttttctcagatcttttgaatcaaagtgctgacatctacctagatgacattctggtatatTCTCGTTGACCTGAGCACCATACTAAACATGTTCTTCAGGTCCTGGAAAAACTCCGACAAGTACAGTAAACCTgaaaagtgtgagttcaataagatTGAGGTTCAATATCTTGGGTTCCATATCAACCAAGTTTGCATCGCCATGGACCCAAAAAAGGTACAAGCTATATTAGATTGCCCTTCTCCTGCTTCTGTTAAGGAGACACAGTGCTTTCTAGGGTTATCCAATTTCTACAGACAATTTATAAAGGATTTTGCCCAACAACAAAGTCAGATAATCCAGACCATCAAAAACGAACGtctaaagaagggtttcatttggacagaagaaaCAGAAAGAGCCTTTCAGAGTCTAAAACATGCCTTTGCATAAGCTACGATATTATGTCATCCTGACACTACAAAGAAATTCATAGTAGTCACTGATGCATCAGATAGAGCTATTGGAGCCATGttactacaaagacaagacgatgatggccttcaatattttgggggttattacaactttggaggaggtgttaatccgtcccaaatgtgacggatataccaccagccatattacgagttccataggatataatggactcgtaatacggctggtggtatatccgtcactttactgtcacttttgggacggattaacacctcctccaaagttgtaataaccccctttgtcttttacctATCTCATGTGTTGTCAGATGCAGAACAAAACTATTCCGTGTTGGAGAGGGAATTACTAGCTTTAAAAGCTGCCTGcaaggaatggagacattttctAATGGGTTCACAGAAGATGTTTGAAGTTAGAACAGATCACCGCAATCTACAATGCCTCCGCAGTTTTGAATGGCGAACTAGTCGGCAAGCcaggtgggctttcttttttagccaatacgaTTTTGTAGTAACACACATACCTGGGTCCCAAAATGTTGTAACAGATGCTCTATTCCACCATTATCCAGAGAGCACTAATACTACTTATCCACACATCATAGAGCCATGTCGAATAGTAGGAGTCGTTCAATTCTTTCTCGACTTGTGAAAGCAGAGTATAAAAATTTACCCATGGAAGAATGGAACACTTTAAGTTCCCACTTATAGAAGCATCAGGAGTACTACTATCATAAAACACCTTATGTTTGCCTACTAAGTAGGTGCAAACTTAAGCCATGCAAATGTGTCACGACTCCCCCATTGCTGGACATCGTGGAAATAGGAGCACACAGgaactgctcctccgctccttttggtggcccacgTTGAAATCTGATGCTGAgacatatgtaagatcttgcccaatatgtgctcaaactaagacacctcggactaagccagcaggtttattgataCCCTTGCCTGTGCCATCCGTTCCATGGCATACGATGAACACAGGTTTTATATGTTCATTACCATCCTCTGCGGGCTATCAGGTCATAATGGTAACAgttgactcttttactaagattaCTCTTTTTTctgccctaaagaaattacccaccactaaggaaatgagtcaaatcttTCTACAAGATATATTTCAATTGCATGGCCTCCCATAAGTAATCATTTCTGATCAATGCCCTCAATATGTGTCCCGTTTTTGGAGAACATTTTGTAAGTTTTTACATATTGTGGTGGCtctgggttccatcctcagaccaatggtaaAACGGAACACCTAAATCAAGGTTTACAACAATATCTGTGctgcttttgtaatgcaactcaaagtaattggtcttcATATCTACCATTGGCTGAATTTTCCGATAATaatacagtccatagtgcaacAAAGTCCACACCTTTCTTTTGTACTTATGGTTTCCACCCTACTGCTTTTCCTACTGTCACTAAAAAGGATTCCTCTGTTCCCGCAGTTACCTCAGTTGTTCGAAATCTCCATTAGGTTCAGGACCTGCTATGTACCAATCTCTTAGCTACAAAACATTAGATGAAGAAGGTAGCTGTTACTCGGCGTAGTCCTGCACCATCTTATAAGCCTGGGaacaaggtctggctttcttctaGGTTTTTGCCTTTTTGCCTGTCCCAGAATAAGTTTAAACCCTGTTACTATGGCCCTTTTAGAATCCTGCAGGTATTAAACCCAGTCTCAGTTCGACTTCGTCTACCATTGTCTTGgaaggttcatcctgtttttcatgtatctCAACTCAAACCTTTTATTCCTGACCCCTACAAAAGAAATGCCCATTgccctcctcctcttttggttgatggccatcctgaatatgaagtaGAAGAGATATGCTATTCTCGCCTTTTTCAGAATCATCTCCAATTCTTGAttcactggaaaggataccccATTAGTGATTGTTCTTGGGAGGATGATTCCTCAGTCCATGCTCCTCACTTGGTCCGCACATTTTTTCAGAATTTTCCAGACAAGCCAGGGgcttcggggaggggacctactgtgatgcCGCGAAGACTGGCGGCGGCCCACTTGTGGACCGCAGTCAGATCGGCGGTCTGCGTTTCGGGCGGCCATTTGTGCCGCGGGCCGCTTTTCGGTTTGTGACCTGTCCTTTGGGCCGCAGCGTATCCTGAagctttccctttgggctctgtttcacaCTGCACCCACATTTTGcccccctagttttacttacctgtttattactgttttaattcttttcttctgttggaaatggggtatttggttggcagtcaggttaccccctgtccaagcaaggaccctcactctagtcagggtaagtcacacacaatccaaattatcctgtgcccaccctctggtagcttggcactgagcagtcaggcttaacttagaaggcaatctgtaaagtatgtgtgcaataaatcatgcaataacacagtattgcaccacaaaaatacactacacagtgtttagaaaaatatataatatctatctgataaaatgcaggtcaaaacgattaagatgcaatgatTAAAGGttgggatatcactgtaaaagtgatgtaaagtgtctttagtcttttaaaagcaataaatgtctctttcaagcacaaagtatctggtttgcgttcaaaatctccacaaagaacagcagaggaggagatgcgtggaaaacaagaaggtgtgcgtcaatttctcaggccgcacacggcaatgcatcatttagttttcacgcagggatgactgtgggtcgatttctgACGCTCGATCGTGGatactcttcgggttgcggggttttcggacaccccggggacgatgcgtggatttccagcaaagacaggatgaagtcacaggggctgcgtcgatccagtgggcattgcgtggaaaattctactgcacggcaagcgctgcgtcaattcctctctggaagttgggctgcatcatttcctgctcggctgtgcattgatccagtggggtgtgcgtcaaatttccagtcgccacgctggcgctgcatcgatcttctcgttgcgaagtcggctGCGTCACTCCGGTTCGccttgcagtgaatttttcactgcagtgcaggctgtgcgtcgtttctggtaggctgtgcgtcgatgttcaccgcacaaggagtccttcttggggcaattaagggggtcattccgaccccggcgggccgcgggcgatctccaaaagattgtccgccggcccagcggaaagcccctgcaaagaggaagccggctccgaatagagccggcggatttgcaggggtgcgacgggtgcagtggcacccgttgcgattttcaccgtctgctaagcagacagtgaaaatctttgtggggccctgttagggggcccctgcactgcccatgccagtggcatgggcagtgcaggggcccccaggggccccacgacacacgttcccgccagcctcttcctggcggtttaaaccgccaggaacaggctggcgggaagggggtctgaatccccatggcagcgctgcaagcagcgccgccatggaggattccctgggccaggggaaaaccggcgggaaaccgccggttccccttttctgaccatgaccagcctggtgcaagggtgcctgctttgcatgctAGATTGTGTTTGTGTGGGAAGGGGcatgttcctgcacaaaaataatcctgacaGGATTTTCTCTCCtactagaatgcagcacacataaaaagaggaaaaaacaaggaaaaataaatatatttctccttgctacacctCTTCTGGTGAGGCGTatctttttgacgcattcccaggtttacctggtTTGGTACATCCAGGAATGCATCAAGAACCATGGGAGGTCTGTGGGAACACctatgcaatgcccatggaacgcctccctttgtgcagagtaatgcaacacaaagATTTACTCCAGATATTTTAAGCCTTTCAAAGCCAcctaaagtggctttgcttgggtTAAAAAAACTAACTTAGAGGAGTGCACCACACATTTACCAAGCTGCATGGTGCAATCATGGCACAgccaccttataaatatgccccttagtctgcagGCTCATGCCTTGTCCATCAAGTTTGTAAGAAGCACACCTCGTGAACATCTTCAATAACCATTAAGTTTTGATACAATGCACAAAACTCTGAATCACCTGTAGTTAACCCGTTCTTACCTCACTGTCTAGACTAAATTGCTTCATTTCTAGCACTGCCCAAAAGTAAGTATGCATTTGACGAATCTAACAATAACATTTCTAGCTAAAATGCTACATATCTTTAAGATTCTTGAGACAATGAAACCATTTTTCCACCTTTGCTTGTTTAAGATAATGTGCCTTCACAAGGATATTAGGCgatcatgaaatatgttgtcagatATCTCACATTTTTGTAGATCATTGTAATGAACATCTGGAAGTCAGTGACAGATGATGATTGAAAAATGTGGTGGAGCATAAGTCTGTACATgtttgttatgttgatttgtataacaCACTAATAAGTTGAGACAGCATCAAGGTGTTTGGGCAAGGTGTCCAGGTCTATACACATTCTTGCAGAACTTGGTAAGTCACGAGGATGCTCTGATGTTTTGAGAGGGGTCTTCTATATCTTGGGTGCATTTtaccagtgttagacctggcattcttggtgtggtttccgcTTTCCTTTAtggctctgcttcccatgttttgattgtgtgctggactctgctgttgctggttttgatactctggacactttaccactgctgaccagtgctaaagtgtaagtgctccctgtgtaaattgaatgtgtaattggcttttccatgattggcatatttgatttactagtaagtccctagtaaagtgcactaaaggtgcccagggcctgtaaatcaaatgctactagtggacctgcagcactagttgtgccacccacatgaatagccctgtaaacatggctcagaccttccactgcagtatctgtgtgtgcagttttgaactggttTTTCGACCtgacaggtgtacccacttgccaggcccaaatcttccccttttatacatgtaaggcccccataaggtaggttctaggtacctccatgggcagggtgtagtgtgtaTTAAAGGTAGGAtaaatactgatgtgttttacatgtcatgacagtgaaacaatgccacattcggttttcaccattgcaaggcctatcactctcataggttaacatggtgattgcctttaagtatattttaagtgcagtttcccattgggagcagatagagatgtgaagtttggaggtctctgaactcacaatttaaaaatacatcttttggtaaagttggtttttaaattgtcagtttgaaaatgccactattagaaagtgggcattttcttgcttaaactattatgtgactctgcctgttgtgtaTGCTTTGTCTAGTTCTTGATGAAGTGAtactggggtgtagactgcatatcctaatggcccatctgggctagagtggaaggaggagggctcacttacacctgaaagggttgtgccttccctcacacaatgcagtctccaattccctggtgtgtgtcaggagccaggcttgagcaaggcaggatcttgtgaacaacagagactttcctttgaagtttgcctacttcaaattcaaaaaggggtttaagtagtgaacccaaaaccccagatttgtagattacttctgaattcaagaagaacctctgccaaggagaagagccgaagagctggaggaggagtactgcccctttgcctgtgactgtactttgctgggttggcctgcagttgctgattttgcctgaaagaagacaaagactggactttgtggtatattcgtgCTTGTGAACTGTCTCCAAGTGTttggactgagcttccctcctgttttgaagtcttagggccatcaaagacctcctctgtGAGAACCTGGATTCTCTACTGAGACTCAGACCCTGATAAACGGTGCCGTATCctgtccctgggccattgaaaggtaaAGCTAGTGGAACCAaagtggaaatccatgcacaggagccatgcagggaacatttcgacacaccacctacaacacagctgtaaaaatgacatgccacctgcatcgcggctgagaaatAGATGCaccgcctgcatcgcggctgggaaatcaacgtATCACCTGCAtcttggctggagaaacaacacaacacctgccCTGCTAAGGGtgctgaaaatgatgcaacccCCATGCAGCATGGGATTCCATCACCGTGGGCTGGATTTCGCACACCtcctcgctgggcatcaaaattaacgtgaacctgcgtggatctgaggtgccccatctgggaAACAACACATCtctttcttgcgggagagaaaaaaacaacacatcacctacctgaccagagaagaaatgatgcatgacctcacttgcaagtaaggaatcaacgcttcACTGACTTTTCCTACtcacgctcgcccgtgtggctttatttttgacgcaaaccaggtactttgtctaaCAAcaaaatttctattgttttctatgaggtgagattctattatttaaaaaaaatataactttgcttgtatatgttggatttctgttgttttggtcttgtttgatttagataaatattagctattttgctaaactggtgtggtgtccattttgtagtgttttcactgcattactgtgtgttttggtacaaatactttacactttgcctttgagataagcctgactgcttgtacctagccaccaagggggtgagcagggtttattttgagagtgtatctcccttgccctgactagagtgagggcccctgcgtggccagagtgcaaactgactgccaaccagacaccccCAGGAGAATaagcaacctccagttttgcttttgcagatgtggGCATGCATGCGAGTAAAAGTGAGGCTGATCTTAGGTGTCTGGTCATTTGGTGAaattgtatgcagctgttcaggtattctggtcctgtatcatgcaggctttgtatgtgtgtgtgagatgtttgAATTAGCTGCACTTGTAAATGGGGAGCCACTGAAGCTTCCTGAGGTATGGTGTGGGTGCAGCATGGGAGGCatagtatgagtcttgcagctgtgttctggatggcgTGGTGTCTCTGTAGGAGTTGTTTTGAGATTTCAGCATAGAGAgttttgccatagtccagcctgctggtaatgagtgcttgtgtgatggtctatctgtgaggcaaccatttgaagatcttttgcagcattcataggatgtagaagcaggaggtgtATACTGGAGTGACttgagcaggagtgttgagcttgccatctaggatgatccctagatttcttgtgaGATCTTTGGGTGTGGGTGTTGGTTCTAGCTTTGACGGCCATCAGGTGGAATCCCATGAGGAGATCTTGTTGCCAGTCTTGTTAgagttgagcttcaagcagttggtACATTTTCAGTctactaccatggtcatgcagttggtgaagttggttctgggagTTTTTGTCTTGTGTGTCAggcagatgatgagctgggtgtcattggtgtaggagatgacAGTGAAgtcttgtgattggatgatgttggtgaaaagtgtcatgtatatgttgaaaaaggtAGAACTGGGGGACAACTTATTTGAGAGCAGATCCGTGTAAGCTAATCTAGTGAAGTCTTCTGTTGAGGGTGTTTTGGAAGACAGTGTCAAAGAGCgcagagaggttgagcaggatgagggccgttgtttctcctcagtcaaggaTGTTTCAAATTATGTCAGTGCTCgcaatgagtgctgttttggtgctttggttctttctgaatcctgattgtgtgttATGAGTTGCTAGTTAATGGCTTCACAAACACTTTGGAAGAATAGGGGAGCAGGGAGGTGGGTTGGAAGTTGCTCATTTGATGTGggtcagctgtgggcttcttgaggaaggcattgattttttaaagtttctattcatctgggaaagtggaggaaGTAATGGTAGTGTTGATGATGCGGggcagggtggtgctgattggtgatgttccctaATTGTAtatgtgttggggtgatgggtcagTTGAGGTCCCTGAGTGCATGGTCTGCATGATTGCTGCTGTGTCATTACTGGTGAGGTGGAACTGCACTGTGCAAGTAAACTTAGTGAGTAAGTCTGATCCTCTCAGGCCAATCTGTGCTTGCCCCATTGGTTACATGTTTAAATCACAATTGGCCTACTTTGCCTTTCTTCCTCTCATGCTCAATAGAATTAGAATTATTGCTGCTACTGATACTCCAGACCTGTCAACGAGGCAGTAGGCCGTCACTGTCCAGACTCCCATCAAACCTTCACCAACATTACCAGCTTTTAGCCAACCAGCCCAAACGTATTTACCTGCCAACTAACTCTCAGGCACGCACCCTtccccactcactcatccacactcTATAATTCACTCTCCTTCACCCGAATTTCATCCTTCCTTCACCTACCAACTCACATTCATATTAAACTTTCCATTGCCATTCTGCTTCCTCATATACCCAGTCATCTACATTTGCCCACCCACTCAATAACCCCCCCCCCAACAATCtgtgactcacccactcacagaaacacacaaTTTCAATCATTGGAAAAAAAGCAACATTAATGGTTTTCCTAATGATATTTTTTCCCCTGCAGACTACATCTGTTTAATATGACGGTGAATGTAGATGTCTCACAGCCATATTAAATAAATACAATCTGCAGGGGAAATAATATAAACATTAGCAGTTATGCATACAAAGCAGTTAACTACCATGTAGCTGGAGAGATACCACCAGTTAGATAGACAAGGAATGAAAGGGAGAGCAGTGAGAACATATGTGTACTTTTTTCTACATGAAGCCATTCAGGCAGAGGTTCTGACAAATCTTTCAGACAGTGTACTGTTTGTTCCTCTTGTGGGTAGGTTGAAGGCGCCTACTTGTGGCAAGGATTCAATCAATTATTTAAGTAAACTCTGAATGGGCTTCTACCTGCCTCCTGGGACCGGGTATTTGGACCTCTGTCATCACAAATTGACAAGCTATCATTTTCTCTGACCTTGGGTTCAATTTCATCACAGAGTGGGCTGTAGATAATACAATTTTCAAACCCCATCACAAACTCTGAAATGAAGGTAAATGGTGGAGACATTAGAGAGCGAGATGCAGCTGAGTGACATGCAGATCCGTATAAACTGGGCTACGATGAAAACATCCAGGGGCTTATTTGCAAGTGGTTTGCAAaccggt
This window encodes:
- the LOC138253999 gene encoding uncharacterized protein, with the protein product MTFWYILVDLSTILNMFFRSWKNSDKYSKPEKCEFNKIEVQYLGFHINQVCIAMDPKKVQAILDCPSPASVKETQCFLGLSNFYRQFIKDFAQQQSQIIQTIKNERLKKGFIWTEETERAFQSLKHAFA